A region of the Oncorhynchus masou masou isolate Uvic2021 unplaced genomic scaffold, UVic_Omas_1.1 unplaced_scaffold_2293, whole genome shotgun sequence genome:
acaatacattcatgttggaaacagtaaacattgtaaccgtgatgtgactgtgtgtgtgtgggggtccaTGTTTGTGTCCGTACTCTGAGGTGTGTTTGAATATGAATGAGCagcagtgttgtgatgtgtcCTATCCCGTCCTTCCAGAGGGATCTTTCTTGGCCTCATCACATGTCTCAGTGGCTGGGTGTTTGGAGGGAGGAGGACACCACCACGGGACAGACCCCACAGTCATCGCTAGAAATCGAACTTCAGACTCCCTCCAAAACCACTGAACCCCTCAACACACAAAGAGATTACGGTGCACACCCTTAGAGGAAGTCGGAACAGGATAACTCCCTCCaaactcacaaagacacagaggaggaggaactatcCAACACCCAGTGAGAGAGAACAagtcagaaagaggaggtggaagaggcgtTAGATAGAGGAGGAGGTTACCCCAGAGGCCATTCCTCCTGTTCATGTGAGCAAGAAAGAGCAGAATGCTTCTGATCAGCCAAATggcaggtagagggagaggtcatAGTGATTCACACCAACAGAGAAAGACAACCCACACAACCTCTTGGATGAGATGAACCACacagaggtagaggcagagggcCTTCAGGGCTAGCCAGTCAGCCTGCCTGCTCTGATCCTCAAGTCAATTGTATTTAAATTCATGTTCATTGAAGATTTTTATTCAAGAATTGACAAGTCCCATTTATTTAATGATCATTTTTCACTGTCTTCAACCCTCAAGAACCAGGGTGAGTCTGGGTCACCCTTTTCCTGGGCAAACACAACTTGCATATCATCATAGACTAGGCCGAAACGTTAAACTTTTAACCTTGCCTGAATAAAACAATGCATTTTTTTTATAGTGAGCAAGAGTTGCGCTATTTCCTTTTCTATGATGATTCAAATTTTTGGTTGCACCTCAACTCAACATTGGTTGAGCgccctctgtttttttgttgtcaaataatacatttgtttttaaatgtacaaGTAAATTATTAAAAGCATTAAAATTGGGATGTTTCCCACTTAtttacacaacctactccacactTGCAAAGTGAAAGTTTATAGAAAAGTTCTGAAATTAAGTAGTAAACAGAAGAAAAGCAGAATTGAGTCCAATTATAATTTAATGGTCTATGGTTCAATCCCATTTCTGAAGGTCTGATGAATAATTAATattgttcctcctcttccttgtgGCAGGCGCAGCAGCACACTGCCCTCCAAAGCCTGCAAAATAATCGCCGGACTGCCCCTTTCCTAGCTCTGCATGGAACATCCAGTGTCACGTCCTTGGTGACGTGTGGGGTGACATCCGAGATGACCACAGCAACATCCCCTGGAAATGGAAAAAAGAGGAACAGAATGTAAACAAATGCAAACCGTAGCTTCTTAACACTGGCCAGTTGAAAGGTTCTACTAAGATGTCATGACAAACGGCACCTGTCAGAGTGCTCTCTAAGTGTTACTCACCTGCTTGGATGTCAGCTGGCAGAGTGGTGGAGACGGCCATCGTGAGAGTCCTTTCTTCAGGTGTGACGTCCACAACCTCCAAGAGGGAAGAGATGGGCTCTGCCTCTGTATTAGGGGTGATGTCCACAACATTCAGGTGGGAAGAAGCCGGGTCTGCCTCCGTGTTACTGGTGATGTCTTCAACATTCAGGTGGAAAGAAGccggatctgcctctgtgttactGGTGATGTCAACAACCTTCAGTTCGGAAGAAGccggatctgcctctgtgttaggggtgatgtccacaacctccaggtgggaagaagccgggtctgcctctgtgttacTGGTGATGTCTACAACATTCAGGTGGAAAGAAGccggatctgcctctgtgtttgaTGTCAACAACCTTCAGTTGGGATGCCTCGTGTTACTGGTGATGTCTTCAACATTCAGGTGGAAAGAAGCCGGATTTGCCTCTGTGTTAGGGGTGATGTCAACAACCTTCAGTTGGGAAGAAGCCGGGTCTGCCTCCGTGTTACTGGTGATGTCTTCAACATTCAGGTGGGAAGAAGCCGGGTCTGCCTCCGTGTTACTGGTGATGTCTTCAACATTCAGGTGGAAAGAAGCCGGATTTgcctctgtgttagaggtgatgtcAACAACCTTCAGTTGGGAAGAAGCCGGATCTGCCTCTGTCTTACGGGTGATGtccacaacctccaggtgggaagAATCCTGATCTGCCTCTCTGTTAGGGGTGATGtccacaacctccaggtgggaagAAGCCGGGTCTGTGTTATGGGTGACAACAACAATCCTGATGAGCTCTACTACTACAAGGCACCAAGATGTCATCAGAGCAGGTGTCTGTCAGAGTGCTCTCTATCATTGCTACTCACCTGCTTGGATGTcagctggtagtgtggtggaaaCGGCCACCGCGAGGACAGGGGGAACTGGTAGGGTGGCTGCAGGGGGCTGGAAGCAGCTCTGCACCTCGTCCGCCACAAAGGCACAGACAGAGCTCATATAAAAAGGGCTCTGCAGGTCATCGGTGGAGAAGGACTGACTGATTCTCCCGAGGATCGACTGCACAGAGTCAAAAGCAGCAGCCCGGGAGAAAGGGATGTGAGGGGAAGGGTCCTTTAACATGCAGGATAGCTTCTCCACTACGGCCGCCACCATGCCCACGGCCATCCCGCTTATTAGGATTGGGTGCTCTGAATGGCCTTCCTCTGGCTGAAGCCACAGGGCCAGGAGGAGCCTgggcaccacctccaccaccacctgagATGGGCTGAGCAGGTTGCTATGGGGCTCATTGGACTGCTCGCCCAGAATGCTCCTCACAGCTCTTTCCACGATGCTGTGGACCTTAGGATCGCTGAAATCAACAAAAAGGAGAAGACAAAGCTAAACGATGTGCAATGTGCTCACAGAGAACACTGTCTTAGTCTGTTTCTGCATAGTTACAGATGTGTAGAtaaatggatcaagtcatatgcAGGGCAGTACATGGAACTCACATGTCAGCTGGCGAGGTGGGGTGCATGGAGCGGCGGAGCTTGCAGAAAGCCTCATGCTCTATGTTCATCATTTTTAGGCAAGTGTTTACTTCCCAGGCCTGCAGTATGAAACAGGAAGTCCCATTAGTGTAATTTCACAACAGATCTATTCTGCTGTGCTAACTCGTTGTTGAAAGGCCAGTAAAGAGCTCACTAACTTGTAGTATGTCTCTAACTCTCATTCTCTTACCAGCCGAGCGAGGTTGTTTCCTTCCTCCAGGGTTTCCTTCCACACCCTTCAAATAAAACACAGAGTAATTCAAGTTTCCTGGCTTCTGATTTTTCTGTTGTTTATTTTACCCACACCTCCTGGAGTGCTGCTGGTGGCAGGGAATGGCAGTGAAGGTGAGTGCTGACGTGGTACTCACCTCTCCCTAAGGGATTTTTGCTCTGAGACACCAGCCAGTTGCTCATGTGCTCCGTGGTGACATGGGGCGGGACCTGGCCTTGACTCTGGAGCAGCAGATAGTGGACCATGAGCTTCTTCTGCAAGATGAGGTAAGGTGTGAGACCGTGCCACGAAATACCATATCATGTGCTTTCAGAAGGGCCTCACGCAACATTTCACAACTGCTCATGCCTCACAATTTGCAAGTGATATTAAGAACTCTTATGATCACCTTCTCTAAACTGTCTTGAAATACAACTCTCTTTCTGTTGTTTATGTTTTTGTGGGATGAATCTTACCTGTTTATTGTAATATGTTTCCTCCCAGCAGGCCTGCAGAGTCTGAAAATAAAGGCTGCTTCTACAGAATTCCTTTGAAGATGATGAAAATAATGATGCTTTGTTATGCACATTATGCACCGGCATTTACAGTATGCTAAAATTAATTTCTCCTAAGTTTACCTTTGTGGGACCATAAGTGAACTCCGGAATGCACCAGACCCTATCCATGGTAAGATGGGGAAGAAATGCAGCGCTATAGATATACGGGATGCTCTAGAGATAACAGGAATGACTTAAAGTCGCGAATGATCAATGACTGTGGAGTCGTCCAATATGCTGCACTTAGAATTGAGTTGTAGGCGATGTTTGGCGCAAAATAGAATGTTTACATTCTATTGCCATGGAGAAATGGAATGTGTAGAACCTGTATAAATGGGTAAGCTTCTATGTCTTTATTTCGTGAAACATTAAACTCTTTATTATGTCATAATGTGTTTTTGAGGACGTGGGAGCCCGTCCCGATTCATAACGCGATTATCCAGGTGCATGTTGGTTAGACCTACTAATCCAACCTTGGTTTACAAGTTAAATACATTGTTTATATATGCCTATACAAATCTATCGACCACATCCATTTAAAGCAATGATTGTCAATTGAAAATGTGGTTGTTGTGTTCTCCTGTTGTGCGTCTTGAATGTCAGTCCCCTTAAATACATTATTCCAATATTTCTGAGCTCTGAATTGACACAATGAACACTTTTGCAAAGATATTCGGTTAAAAATAAGAGTATGAATGACAATAAACGTATGACTTGGATTGTATGCATAATAGTGTCGTAAACAATATCTCTCAGCGTGGGAACTTTTGGTGTTGGAAAGTATCCGTTCGTTGTCTTGTTGGTAATAGTAAAAATGCAAGACAGTCCGCATTGTAATGGTCTAACAGGTGTTTTTCATTTTCTTTCTCACATTAAACAGACATTTGAGAACGGAATTGCTTACAGTTGTACCTACGACCTCAACACCAAATCTACTCACACGCGCAAATACTCACATTCATACTCATACATACAGctgtccttctctccccttccgtTCATTGGTCTctattttttacatttgtcaGAGAAAATGACCATTTTCGTGGTGTTGCTTTGTGCACTGACTTTACTGAACTCTGGAGAAAACGAACATTGCCGCTGGGTGAGGACATCTGACAATGTCCTCTCCCGTTCATTAGACATTTTGTCTGCAGGAACTCGCTCTTTTTCACTCGGTCCACTCGTCCAAGTGCCGATGTATTTGTGGCATTATGTGAACAGTACGAATTTGTGTCACTACCAAGGTCTAATGGTTTTAATTGACTGTTTTGTATTGTCTGGAAACTCACTTGTAGATTTCGCTTGCAGTAGGTCTCTTAAAAAAGAGAAGCCGTGCAAGGTTATTAAAccgaggtgcctagttattcttcttttgttgatatcaggtaacgtgcaacctaaccctggccctgataTGCAATGTCTCCAAACCCTCTCTGATTTTAAATCAAGATCTGGTTTTGGTATTTTTCATTTAAATGTACGCAGCCTGTTGTCAAAAATTGATGGGGTTAGGATTTGGGCTAAATCAACTGATGCTGATGTAATTGTGCTTTCTGAAACCTGGCTCAGCAAGTCTGTTTTTGATAAATGTATAAGTGATTACAATGTTTATCGCACTGATCGGGTTAAGAAAGGTGTGGGTGTGGCTATATGTGTAAAAACGAAATTCCCTGTAAGTGTGGCAAAGTCTGAAGCTATATGTTAACAGTTGGAATTTCTTGCTTTGAATATTGAGGTTTCAAGGggtctctctataactgtgattggctgttatagaccccctgtgCTCTCGGTGATGCATTTTTTTCTTTGACGCACCTTATGTCTAAacttctttacagtgaaatgatcttgattggtgatctcaactggtgttggttaaagccggtgtctgatgatttaaaaatgttttgtaattctatgaatcTTACCCAGTTGATTAACTCACCCACTCGCCCAAAtcttaaacctcttgaaactccccatcccggatccgggatcgtgactaaagcctcaggctcattagcataacgcaacgttaacgatttctgaaaatcgcaaataaaatttaaataatgcgtttgctctcaagcttagccttttcttaacaacactgtcatctcagattttcaaaatatgcttttgaaccatagaaattgactaatttgtgtaagagtatgcaaagctagcatagcattttgtgtagcatgtagcacgcaacattttcacaaaaaccagataaccaaataaataaaatcatttacctttgaagagcttctgatgttttcaatgaggagagtctcagtcacataccaaatgcgcagtgtttcctgaaagcgtctgtgtgtaggagaaatcgttccgttttctacattgcgtctggctaccgaaacgaaccgaaaatgcagtcacctacaacgtgaaactttttccggattaactacataatatcgaccgaaacatggcaaacgttgtttggaatcaatcctcaaggtgttttttcacatatctcttcattgacatgcagttcgtggaagcttgctttcctctctgtatcccatggaaaaatactggcaggtgacttttgcgcaccaatttcggcgcaggacaccgggcggacacgtggtaaatgtggtctgttatggtcaatcttccaatgatctgcctacaaatacgtcacaatgctgcagacaccttggggaaacgacagaaagggcagacttactcctctcgcgttcacagccatataaggagaccatggaatacagagcctcaaaaatccttgtcatttcctggatgccatctcatcttggttttgcctgaagctcacgttttagggcacgcacagagaagatctttgtatttctggacacgtcagagtgttttctttcgaacggtagcaattatatgcatagtagagcatctttttgtgacaaaatatcttgtttaaaacgggaacgtttttcatccaaaaatgaaattgcgcccccagagcatcaacaggatGCCTAGATCAATCTACCTTGATTTATTTGATATTTACAAATGTTCCACATAAATATTCTGCGGTTGGTGTGTAagtgaccattgtgctgttgttgctgttagaaaTACTAAGGTTCCTAAGACAAACCCATGTTTTATTTGTAAGATAAATTTGAAGTGTTTTAAGGAGCAggctttctttcatgatttgttCATTTTGACTGGAGCAGATTGAGTTTATCCCTGATGTGAAAACTGCCTGGAAATTCTTTCATTATGTTTTTTttccaaatagtaaacaaacGTGCCCCATTCCGCAGGTTCAGGGTTAAAGGGCGGGTTACTCCATGCGtttcttctgagctgtcttgCATTATTCACAACCGTAATCAagcctgggctaaagcaaggaaatcatgttctgatgctgattggcttatttttaggcagttacgaaacaagtgttattttcttctcaggaagaccaactctgaatattttatgtctgttaccactgataacctgaatgaccctagaaagttttggaaggctattaagtctatgtctggtaacagtaatgttaatgaattaacgtcatgtgttttgaaggactctgttgctgtatatgacaaactgaaatgctgaattgtttcaatgagcactttgtatcatctggtaggctgtttgattcagtgtcctctgtctctgtacagccctgtgtggatgaaccagtgagagctggtcaaacttttagctttttgccattctcagtgcagttggtacataaagccctgaaatccttagatcagagaatGCCTGCAGGTCCTGATGTTTTGGATCCCTtctttttaaatctggcagctgatttcatagctgaaccacttacatatctgttcaatctaaccctggaatgaagtgaaattccaaagatctggaaatcagcatttgtcctacaACTTTTAAAAGGAAgagatccaactcttttaaataattataggtcaatctcaaagctgtcacctctggtgaaaatacttgaaacccttgtgagtgaacagctttttatttactaactcaattacagcagccatgaaggttttaaattaTATCACTGAAGCGcttgacaaaaaacagcactgtgtctcactttttattgatctctctaaggcgtttgatacagttgatcatgctatactaagcCAGAGATCgttgagtgtaggtttttcagagcatgcagttgcatggtttgctaactatctgtctgatagaactcagtacACTCAATTTGatgatgggcttatgtctgttaaattgtctgtctttaatggtgtgccccaaggctctgtgcttggtcctctcttattcactatttatataaatgatttagacaaaaatgtccaaaatgcgcaacttcatttttatgctgatgatactgttatttactgtttgcctcgtctcttacaaaagcttcccagaacttgcaaactgctttttatactgttcaacataccttgtgtcaattgaagcttatcctcaatactgacaaaacttaactaatggtgttttctaaagcaagaaatagacctctgaacctttcacctattactacctgtcagggcaaggagattgaggttgtaacctcatataaatatcttggaattttattTGAAGatggcctctcttttaaattgtgaatattcaacaacttacaaaaaattgaagctgaaattgggattttattttagggaAAAGCCCTGTTTTTCTGTTGAAGCCAGACTGAGGCTAGTATCAgatacatttatgcctttactagactatggggatattttatatatgaatgcttccactcagtgtttgagatcaattgacactctttaccatggcactgtgagatttattttaaagtgcaaaacccttacgcaccactgcactttgtataccagggttggctggccttctctagtcactcgtaggctcattcactggtatacttttatttacaaagccattttgggtttacgaCCTTTTTATTTTGCCATTTTTATTGTCCAGAAATTTGGTGGGTACTCTCTttgttcgctggactttatcctgctaactgttctaaatgtccaaactgaatcTGGTAAAAgagcttttatgtactctgcgccattgTCTTGgcacaccttacaaaatacttttaaactggaagaacttgtcccgattggtatttttaaatcactgatgaatgatcttgagaatgattccctgacctgtcaatgtttttaatttgctgtttttgattttgttttaCTCTTGTGAATTCGATGGtctttactagattacttgtagtttttcatgttgtttgtctataatttttgtaatgacttggtgctgcctatcttggccaggactctcttgaaaaagagatttttaaatctcaatgagcccttcatggttaaataaaggttaaataaaataaatactgcaCAGACACACTAAAGCTGTACAGTGTAGTTTGATAAGTCTGTTTCAATTATTTGCAGATGTATTCCCTGTTATTTACAAATCGAAAGATGTAACATTTGAAATGAATGTGGCAGAACAGTTTAGCAAAGAGTTCCTGTGGGAGTCTTCTCCTTCAGTCTTTTTGCCTCCTAGGCCTCATTTCTCATTACATGGGATTTCTCCAGTGCCACCTTCACATGAGATGGCCGCTGTCTACTGTCATGTGGTGCTGAATGACAGATATCGCTATGCCGATATCGctgctgtccatggtcctgaaataTACAATCTCGGCTATTTATCATCATTGATCTAATCCAGAACATTGCACAGACTGAAATATAATGATCAAATGCTGTGAAATCATGTTTTTGCATGATTTTGCATGAGCGTGTATTTTTTTTCAGATTCATAATGAAACTATGATTAAATGAAATACAAGAAAAATAGCTTTTCAGATATACATGATTTAGAAAGTGTTCATCGGtttgatttttttcctcattttgttttcttacaccctgaattccaaatggataaaattatatatatattttatcgtTCTTTTAAGGTCTCAGCTGcagacaataacccataatgacaaagtgaaatcatgtttttcatgattttcatgattttttttctcaaatgtattgaaaatgaaatacagaaaaataGTATtcacaatacatgttagaatcacctttggcagcgattaaagctgTGAATCTTTAAGGGTAAGTCTCCAAAAGCTTTGCACCCCTGGATTGTACCATATTTGCAATATCACAATatttacagtacctgtcaaaagtctggacacacctactcatttaagggtttttctttatttatatatatttttttacattttagaataatagtgaagacatcaaaactatgaaatagcacaattgtaatcatgtagtaagcaaaaagtgttaaacaaatccaaatatattttatatttgagaatcttcgaAGTAGCCATCCTTTTCCTTGactactttgcacactcttggcattctctcaaaccttttcatgaggtagtcacctggaatacctGGAAACAACCAATAggttgttttgtgacaaggtaggcatggtgtacagaagatagccctatttggtaaaagaccaagtcctttcaagcttaacatccttatcatttatcgccctccaggttccctcggagagttcatcaatgagcttgatgccttgataagctcctttcctgaggacggctcacctctcacagtcctgggcgactttaacctccccacgtctacctttgactcattcctctctgcctccttctttccactactctcctcttttgacctcaccctctcaccttccccctctactcacaaggcaggcaatacgctcgacctcatctttactagatgctgttcttccactaacctcattgcaactcccctccaagtctccgaccactaccttgtatccttttccctctcgctctcatccaacacttcccacactgcccctactcggatggtatcgcgccgtcccaaccttcgctctctctcccccgctactctctcctcttccatcctatcatctcttccctctgctcaaaccttctctcctgattctgcctcctcaaccctcctctcttccctttctgcatcctttgactctctatgtcccctatcctccaggccggctcggtcctcccctcccgctccgtggctcgacgactcattgcgagctcacagaacacggctccgggcagccgagcggaaacggaggaaaactcgcctccctgcggacctggcatcctttcactccctcctctctacattttcctcctctgtctctgctgctaaagccactttctaccactctaaattccaagcatctgcctctaaccctaggaagctctttgccaccttctcctccctcctgaatcctcctccccctcccccctcctccctctctgcagatgacttcgtcaaccattttgaaaagaaggtcgacgacatccgatcctcgtttgctaagtcaaacgacaccgctggttctgctcacactgccctaccctgtgctctgacctctttctcccctctctctccagatgaaatctcgcttcttgtgacggtcggccgcccaacaacctgcccgcttgaccctatcccctcctctcttctccagaccatttccggagaccttctcccttacctcacctcgctcatcaactcatccctgaccgctggctacgtcccttccgtcttcaagagagcgagagttgcaccccttctgaaaaaacctacactcgatccctccaatgtcaacaactacagaccagtatcccttctttcttttctctccaaaactcttgaacgtgccgtccttggccagctctcccgctatctctctcagaatgaccttcttgatccaaatcagtcaggtttcaagactagtcattcaactgagactgctcttctctgtatcacggaggcgctccgcactgctaaagctaactctctctcctctgctctcatccttctagacctatcggctgccttcgatactgtgaaccatcagatcctcctctccaccctctccgagttggacatctccggcgcggcccacgcttggattgcgtcctacctgacaggtcgctcctaccaggtggcgtggcgagaatctgtctcctcaccacacgctctcaccactggtgtaccccagggctctgttctaggccctctcctattctcggtatacaccaagtcacttggctctgtcataacctcacacggtctctcctatcattgctatgcagacgacacacaattaatcttctcctttcccccttcttatgaccaggtggcgaatcgcatctctgcatgtctggcagacatagcagtgtggatgacggatcaccacctcaagctgaacctcggcaagacggagctgctcttccttccggggaaggactgcccgttccatgatctcgccatcacggttgacaactccattgtgtcctcctcccagagcgctaagaaccttggcgtgatcctggacaacaccctgtcgttctcacaactaacatcaaggcggtggcccgttcctgtaggttcatgctctacaacatccgcagagtacgaccctgcctcacacaggaagcggcgcaggtcctaatccaggcacttgtcatctcccgtctggattactgcaactcgctgttggctgggctccctgcctgtgccattaaacccctacaactcatccagaacgccgcagcccgtctggtgttcaaccttcccaagttctctcacgtcaccccgctcctccgctctctccactggcttccagttgaagctcgcatccgctacaagaccatggtgcttgcctacggagctgtgaggggaacggcaccgcagtacctccaggctctgatcaggccctacacccaaacaagggcactgcgttcatccacctctggcctgctcgcctccctaccactgaggaagtacagttcccgctcagcccagtcaaaactgttcgctgctctggccccccaatggtggaacaaactccctcacgacgccaggacagcggagtcaatcaccaccttccggagacacctgaaaccccacctctttaaggaatacctaggataggataaagtaatccttctcacccccccttaaatgatttagatgcactattgtaaagtggctgttccactggatgtcataaggtgaattcaccaatttgtaagtcgctctggataagagcgtctgccaaatgacttaaatgtaatgtaatgtaatattatgccaagaacagctcaaataagcaaagagaaacaagtcCATCGTTACTTAAGACAAGAACGTCAGTCAAAACGGAAatattcaagaactttgaaagtttcttctagTGATGTCACAAAAACCATAAAGCGCTacgatgaaattggctctcatgaggaagacccagagttacctttgctgcagaggataagttcagtagaggtaactgcacctcagattggagcccaaataaatgcttcacagagttcaagaaacacacacatgtcAACAtgcactgttcagaggagactgcgtgaatcaggccttcatggtcgaattgttccattgaaaccactgctaaaggacggacaccaataataagaagagacttgcttgggccaagaaacacgagcaatggactgttaggctggtggaaatctgtcctttgttctgatgagtccaaatttgagatttttgcccttcaatgtgtgtgtgtaaagaataAAGTATGTTTAGTTGGGTCTACTCTTCATGATAAAACTATTTGTTGAATGGTTTAAAATCCATCAGAAGCTGAATAAGTATTGACAGGGACAGAGCTTGTTTTGCCAAGGAAAGTGAAAAGGACTGAGGGAAAGTAAAATGGAAAATACATGGAAAGGAACATGGAAGTACCTCAAAGAACATTGCATTTTCAAG
Encoded here:
- the LOC135533252 gene encoding uncharacterized protein LOC135533252, whose translation is MMNIEHEAFCKLRRSMHPTSPADIDPKVHSIVERAVRSILGEQSNEPHSNLLSPSQVVVEVVPRLLLALWLQPEEGHSEHPILISGMAVGMVAAVVEKLSCMLKDPSPHIPFSRAAAFDSVQSILGRISQSFSTDDLQSPFYMSSVCAFVADEVQSCFQPPAATLPVPPVLAVAVSTTLPADIQADPASSHLEVVDITPNREADQDSSHLEVVDITRKTEADPASSQLKVVDITSNTEANPASFHLNVEDITSNTEADPASSHLNVEDITSNTEADPASSQLKVVDITPNTEANPASFHLNVEDITSNTRHPN